One window of the Mixophyes fleayi isolate aMixFle1 chromosome 6, aMixFle1.hap1, whole genome shotgun sequence genome contains the following:
- the MAFB gene encoding transcription factor MafB — protein sequence MAGELPIGTEIPTSPLAMEYVNDFDLMKFDVKKEPLNGRADRPIRQCNRLQPTGSVSSTPISTPCSSVPSSPSFSPTEQKTHLDDLYWMANSYQQVNPEALNLTPEDAVEALIGPHQIPPQLQPFDGYRGHPHHNHHHHHSHHHQNHHQYQNLPHEELVHPQQHPHHHHHHHHHQASPSPSSSSTSSQQLQNSHQQHQSNNQIEDRFSDDQLVSMSVRELNRHLRGFTKDDVIRLKQKRRTLKNRGYAQSCRYKRVQQKHHLENEKTQLIQQVEQLKQEVNRLVRERDAYKMKCEKMTNTSFREAGSTSDNPSSPEFFM from the coding sequence ATGGCCGGAGAGCTGCCCATTGGAACAGAAATACCAACCAGTCCACTTGCCATGGAGTATGTCAATGACTTTGATTTGATGAAGTTTGATGTCAAGAAAGAACCACTGAACGGCAGAGCAGATCGTCCAATCCGACAGTGCAACCGCTTGCAGCCTACCGGCTCCGTGTCTTCCACCCCCATCAGCACACCTTGCAGCTCAGTGCCCTCCTCCCCAAGCTTTAGCCCGACCGAGCAGAAGACTCACCTGGACGATCTGTACTGGATGGCGAACAGTTACCAGCAGGTTAACCCAGAGGCTCTGAACCTCACCCCAGAGGACGCTGTAGAAGCCCTCATAGGACCTCACCAGATACCACCGCAGCTGCAACCCTTTGATGGCTACAGAGGTCACCCCCAtcacaaccatcatcatcatcacagccaTCATCACCAAAATCATCACCAGTACCAGAACCTCCCCCATGAAGAACTGGTCCATCCTCAACAGCACCcacaccatcaccaccaccaccaccatcaccaggCTTCTCCGTCCCCATCCAGCTCTTCCACCtcctcccagcagctccagaacaGCCACCAGCAACACCAGTCAAACAACCAGATAGAAGATAGGTTCTCTGATGACCAGCTGGTCTCTATGTCTGTCCGAGAGCTCAACAGGCATCTGAGGGGCTTCACCAAGGACGATGTCATCCGCCTGAAGCAGAAGAGGAGAACTCTGAAAAACAGGGGTTACGCACAGTCCTGCAGGTACAAGAGGGTGCAGCAGAAACACCACCTGGAGAACGAGAAGACCCAGCTCATCCAGCAGGTggaacagctgaaacaagaggtcaACCGGCTGGTCAGAGAACGAGATGCCTACAAGATGAAGTGCGAGAAAATGACCAACACCAGCTTCAGGGAGGCCGGGTCCACCAGCGACAACCCATCTTCTCCAGAATTCTTCATGTGA